A DNA window from Ostrea edulis chromosome 5, xbOstEdul1.1, whole genome shotgun sequence contains the following coding sequences:
- the LOC125650960 gene encoding uncharacterized protein LOC125650960 isoform X17, with amino-acid sequence MPGERRPYTSLDGYDVYPSDIYQTNDFDDGAMYPPAADGPFTGRYTPMKEGRGTPLRRSNTVVLGSRPNSRVNLGTQTDSRLFYPDINNRLQTPAPPAPPTPQPIRRERTFGGFSQSDNEMDPFTKQYYTRMWKQGMSPNNLNLYRMGRAGGRWRHITSCTASSGSHMAFVEGTVKQVDNRIVLPRQMEPAKISVPQTINRVPSSKKVRKLNTTYNQHARNGFKYWYQEQNKPMDLWAVEDIKNHE; translated from the exons ATACCCATCAGACATCTACCAGACAAATGACTTCGATGATGGAGCTATGTATCCTCCCGCCGCTGATGGTCCATTCACTGGGCGATACACTCCAATGAAAGAGGGACGAGGCACACCCCTAAGGAGATCCAACACAGTGGTCCTGGGCTCTCGGCCAAACTCCAGGGTTAACCTCGGCACACAG ACGGATTCCAGATTATTCTATCCCGACATAAACAACCGCCTACAGACGCCCGCTCCACCCGCCCCTCCCACTCCCCAACCAATCAGAAGGGAGAGGACATTTGGCGGCTTTTCTCAGAGTGACAATGAAATGGACCCCTTCACCAAACAGTACTATACCAGAATGTGGAAACAGGGCATGTCCCCCAACAACCT AAATCTATACAGAATGGGGCGGGCAGGAGGACGGTGGAGACACATTACGTCATGTACAGCTAGTTCCGGTAGTCATATGGCTTTTGTAGAGG GTACGGTAAAACAAGTCGACAATCGTATAGTATTGCCTCGGCAAATGGAACCCGCTAAAATCTCAGTACCCCAGACCATCAACAGAGTACCTTCCAGTAAGAAAGTGAGGAAACTGAACACGACCTACAACCAACACGCTAGGAATGGCTTCAAGTACTGGTACCAGGAGCAGAATAAACCCATGGATC TTTGGGCTGTTGAAGACATAAAAAACCATGAATAG
- the LOC125650960 gene encoding uncharacterized protein LOC125650960 isoform X16: protein MPGERRPYTSLDGYDVYPSDIYQTNDFDDGAMYPPAADGPFTGRYTPMKEGRGTPLRRSNTVVLGSRPNSRVNLGTQDDTQRTDSRLFYPDINNRLQTPAPPAPPTPQPIRRERTFGGFSQSDNEMDPFTKQYYTRMWKQGMSPNNLNLYRMGRAGGRWRHITSCTASSGSHMAFVEGTVKQVDNRIVLPRQMEPAKISVPQTINRVPSSKKVRKLNTTYNQHARNGFKYWYQEQNKPMDRLELSVYY from the exons ATACCCATCAGACATCTACCAGACAAATGACTTCGATGATGGAGCTATGTATCCTCCCGCCGCTGATGGTCCATTCACTGGGCGATACACTCCAATGAAAGAGGGACGAGGCACACCCCTAAGGAGATCCAACACAGTGGTCCTGGGCTCTCGGCCAAACTCCAGGGTTAACCTCGGCACACAG GATGATACCCAAAGG ACGGATTCCAGATTATTCTATCCCGACATAAACAACCGCCTACAGACGCCCGCTCCACCCGCCCCTCCCACTCCCCAACCAATCAGAAGGGAGAGGACATTTGGCGGCTTTTCTCAGAGTGACAATGAAATGGACCCCTTCACCAAACAGTACTATACCAGAATGTGGAAACAGGGCATGTCCCCCAACAACCT AAATCTATACAGAATGGGGCGGGCAGGAGGACGGTGGAGACACATTACGTCATGTACAGCTAGTTCCGGTAGTCATATGGCTTTTGTAGAGG GTACGGTAAAACAAGTCGACAATCGTATAGTATTGCCTCGGCAAATGGAACCCGCTAAAATCTCAGTACCCCAGACCATCAACAGAGTACCTTCCAGTAAGAAAGTGAGGAAACTGAACACGACCTACAACCAACACGCTAGGAATGGCTTCAAGTACTGGTACCAGGAGCAGAATAAACCCATGGATC GCTTGGAGCTGAGCGTGTATTACTAG
- the LOC125650960 gene encoding uncharacterized protein LOC125650960 isoform X9, whose product MPGERRPYTSLDGYDVYPSDIYQTNDFDDGAMYPPAADGPFTGRYTPMKEGRGTPLRRSNTVVLGSRPNSRVNLGTQYGDYLRTTDSRLFYPDINNRLQTPAPPAPPTPQPIRRERTFGGFSQSDNEMDPFTKQYYTRMWKQGMSPNNLNLYRMGRAGGRWRHITSCTASSGSHMAFVEGTVKQVDNRIVLPRQMEPAKISVPQTINRVPSSKKVRKLNTTYNQHARNGFKYWYQEQNKPMDLYIRYLPRDSNMDHTLWDTMVSDSKVSWHPVFE is encoded by the exons ATACCCATCAGACATCTACCAGACAAATGACTTCGATGATGGAGCTATGTATCCTCCCGCCGCTGATGGTCCATTCACTGGGCGATACACTCCAATGAAAGAGGGACGAGGCACACCCCTAAGGAGATCCAACACAGTGGTCCTGGGCTCTCGGCCAAACTCCAGGGTTAACCTCGGCACACAG TATGGGGACTACCTCCGGACG ACGGATTCCAGATTATTCTATCCCGACATAAACAACCGCCTACAGACGCCCGCTCCACCCGCCCCTCCCACTCCCCAACCAATCAGAAGGGAGAGGACATTTGGCGGCTTTTCTCAGAGTGACAATGAAATGGACCCCTTCACCAAACAGTACTATACCAGAATGTGGAAACAGGGCATGTCCCCCAACAACCT AAATCTATACAGAATGGGGCGGGCAGGAGGACGGTGGAGACACATTACGTCATGTACAGCTAGTTCCGGTAGTCATATGGCTTTTGTAGAGG GTACGGTAAAACAAGTCGACAATCGTATAGTATTGCCTCGGCAAATGGAACCCGCTAAAATCTCAGTACCCCAGACCATCAACAGAGTACCTTCCAGTAAGAAAGTGAGGAAACTGAACACGACCTACAACCAACACGCTAGGAATGGCTTCAAGTACTGGTACCAGGAGCAGAATAAACCCATGGATC TTTACATTCGTTATTTACCGCGGGACTCTAATATGGATCACACCCTTTGGGACACTATGGTTAGCGACAGCAAAGTTTCG TGGCATCCCGTTTTCGAATGA
- the LOC125650960 gene encoding uncharacterized protein LOC125650960 isoform X13 — MPGERRPYTSLDGYDVYPSDIYQTNDFDDGAMYPPAADGPFTGRYTPMKEGRGTPLRRSNTVVLGSRPNSRVNLGTQTDSRLFYPDINNRLQTPAPPAPPTPQPIRRERTFGGFSQSDNEMDPFTKQYYTRMWKQGMSPNNLNLYRMGRAGGRWRHITSCTASSGSHMAFVEGTVKQVDNRIVLPRQMEPAKISVPQTINRVPSSKKVRKLNTTYNQHARNGFKYWYQEQNKPMDLYIRYLPRDSNMDHTLWDTMVSDSKVSWHPVFE, encoded by the exons ATACCCATCAGACATCTACCAGACAAATGACTTCGATGATGGAGCTATGTATCCTCCCGCCGCTGATGGTCCATTCACTGGGCGATACACTCCAATGAAAGAGGGACGAGGCACACCCCTAAGGAGATCCAACACAGTGGTCCTGGGCTCTCGGCCAAACTCCAGGGTTAACCTCGGCACACAG ACGGATTCCAGATTATTCTATCCCGACATAAACAACCGCCTACAGACGCCCGCTCCACCCGCCCCTCCCACTCCCCAACCAATCAGAAGGGAGAGGACATTTGGCGGCTTTTCTCAGAGTGACAATGAAATGGACCCCTTCACCAAACAGTACTATACCAGAATGTGGAAACAGGGCATGTCCCCCAACAACCT AAATCTATACAGAATGGGGCGGGCAGGAGGACGGTGGAGACACATTACGTCATGTACAGCTAGTTCCGGTAGTCATATGGCTTTTGTAGAGG GTACGGTAAAACAAGTCGACAATCGTATAGTATTGCCTCGGCAAATGGAACCCGCTAAAATCTCAGTACCCCAGACCATCAACAGAGTACCTTCCAGTAAGAAAGTGAGGAAACTGAACACGACCTACAACCAACACGCTAGGAATGGCTTCAAGTACTGGTACCAGGAGCAGAATAAACCCATGGATC TTTACATTCGTTATTTACCGCGGGACTCTAATATGGATCACACCCTTTGGGACACTATGGTTAGCGACAGCAAAGTTTCG TGGCATCCCGTTTTCGAATGA
- the LOC125650960 gene encoding uncharacterized protein LOC125650960 isoform X15: protein MPGERRPYTSLDGYDVYPSDIYQTNDFDDGAMYPPAADGPFTGRYTPMKEGRGTPLRRSNTVVLGSRPNSRVNLGTQTDSRLFYPDINNRLQTPAPPAPPTPQPIRRERTFGGFSQSDNEMDPFTKQYYTRMWKQGMSPNNLNLYRMGRAGGRWRHITSCTASSGSHMAFVEGTVKQVDNRIVLPRQMEPAKISVPQTINRVPSSKKVRKLNTTYNQHARNGFKYWYQEQNKPMDLASRFRMKARLLERGVW from the exons ATACCCATCAGACATCTACCAGACAAATGACTTCGATGATGGAGCTATGTATCCTCCCGCCGCTGATGGTCCATTCACTGGGCGATACACTCCAATGAAAGAGGGACGAGGCACACCCCTAAGGAGATCCAACACAGTGGTCCTGGGCTCTCGGCCAAACTCCAGGGTTAACCTCGGCACACAG ACGGATTCCAGATTATTCTATCCCGACATAAACAACCGCCTACAGACGCCCGCTCCACCCGCCCCTCCCACTCCCCAACCAATCAGAAGGGAGAGGACATTTGGCGGCTTTTCTCAGAGTGACAATGAAATGGACCCCTTCACCAAACAGTACTATACCAGAATGTGGAAACAGGGCATGTCCCCCAACAACCT AAATCTATACAGAATGGGGCGGGCAGGAGGACGGTGGAGACACATTACGTCATGTACAGCTAGTTCCGGTAGTCATATGGCTTTTGTAGAGG GTACGGTAAAACAAGTCGACAATCGTATAGTATTGCCTCGGCAAATGGAACCCGCTAAAATCTCAGTACCCCAGACCATCAACAGAGTACCTTCCAGTAAGAAAGTGAGGAAACTGAACACGACCTACAACCAACACGCTAGGAATGGCTTCAAGTACTGGTACCAGGAGCAGAATAAACCCATGGATC TGGCATCCCGTTTTCGAATGAAGGCACGCCTATTGGAGCGAGGTGTTTGGTGA
- the LOC125650960 gene encoding uncharacterized protein LOC125650960 isoform X11: MPGERRPYTSLDGYDVYPSDIYQTNDFDDGAMYPPAADGPFTGRYTPMKEGRGTPLRRSNTVVLGSRPNSRVNLGTQDDTQRTDSRLFYPDINNRLQTPAPPAPPTPQPIRRERTFGGFSQSDNEMDPFTKQYYTRMWKQGMSPNNLNLYRMGRAGGRWRHITSCTASSGSHMAFVEGTVKQVDNRIVLPRQMEPAKISVPQTINRVPSSKKVRKLNTTYNQHARNGFKYWYQEQNKPMDLYIRYLPRDSNMDHTLWDTMVSDSKVSWHPVFE; encoded by the exons ATACCCATCAGACATCTACCAGACAAATGACTTCGATGATGGAGCTATGTATCCTCCCGCCGCTGATGGTCCATTCACTGGGCGATACACTCCAATGAAAGAGGGACGAGGCACACCCCTAAGGAGATCCAACACAGTGGTCCTGGGCTCTCGGCCAAACTCCAGGGTTAACCTCGGCACACAG GATGATACCCAAAGG ACGGATTCCAGATTATTCTATCCCGACATAAACAACCGCCTACAGACGCCCGCTCCACCCGCCCCTCCCACTCCCCAACCAATCAGAAGGGAGAGGACATTTGGCGGCTTTTCTCAGAGTGACAATGAAATGGACCCCTTCACCAAACAGTACTATACCAGAATGTGGAAACAGGGCATGTCCCCCAACAACCT AAATCTATACAGAATGGGGCGGGCAGGAGGACGGTGGAGACACATTACGTCATGTACAGCTAGTTCCGGTAGTCATATGGCTTTTGTAGAGG GTACGGTAAAACAAGTCGACAATCGTATAGTATTGCCTCGGCAAATGGAACCCGCTAAAATCTCAGTACCCCAGACCATCAACAGAGTACCTTCCAGTAAGAAAGTGAGGAAACTGAACACGACCTACAACCAACACGCTAGGAATGGCTTCAAGTACTGGTACCAGGAGCAGAATAAACCCATGGATC TTTACATTCGTTATTTACCGCGGGACTCTAATATGGATCACACCCTTTGGGACACTATGGTTAGCGACAGCAAAGTTTCG TGGCATCCCGTTTTCGAATGA